A single genomic interval of Pangasianodon hypophthalmus isolate fPanHyp1 chromosome 8, fPanHyp1.pri, whole genome shotgun sequence harbors:
- the si:ch211-218o21.4 gene encoding protein FAM107B, whose protein sequence is MQQELWLRAKSQVIASLKAVCAMRAAASHPLPPPPYEHELKNALSSSDGSSLRPTHLRTRMTNGTFINSHGLPHGHNRENADKQNTGESPRNLNNPVKASRSHQELHRELLMAHRKGLAVCCKPELQMVLERRKKEQTQREEGEQCRSPLEQVLLQRQQKQQEREKEQEEKIRHEIQLLEFIRVRQNLRKVHSALHKNTNS, encoded by the exons ATGCAGCAGGAGCTGTGGCTCAGGGCCAAATCTCAGGTGATCGCCTCCCTGAAAGCAGTGTGTGCAATGAGGGCAGCCGCCTCGCACCCGCTCCCTCCGCCACCGTACGAACACGAGCTGAAGAACGCTCTGTCCTCCAGCGATGGCAGCTCACTGAGACCAACACACCTCAGGACACGGATGACCAACGGCACGTTTATCAACAGTCATGGGCTTCCACATGGCCACAACAGAG AAAATGCAGATAAACAAAATACTGGAGAGAGTCCAAGGAATCTAAACAACCCAGTGAAGGCCTCGAGGAGCCATCAGGAGCTGCACAGAGAGCTGCTAATGGCCCACAGGAA GGGTCTGGCAGTGTGCTGTAAACCCGAGCTGCAGATGGTTctggagaggaggaagaaggagCAGAcccagagagaggagggggagcAGTGCAGAAGCCCGCTGGAGCAGGTCCTCCTCCAACGCcagcagaagcagcaggag AGGGAAAAGGAACAGGAGGAGAAGATACGGCATGAGATACAGCTTCTGGAGTTTatcagagtgagacagaattTGAGGAAAGTGCATTCAGCGCTACACAAGAACACCAACTCCTGA